In Xyrauchen texanus isolate HMW12.3.18 chromosome 27, RBS_HiC_50CHRs, whole genome shotgun sequence, one genomic interval encodes:
- the LOC127620714 gene encoding host cell factor 1-like isoform X2 — MASSGTAGSVLQPRWKRVVGWSGPVPRPRHGHRAVAIKELMVVFGGGNEGIVDELHVYNTATNQWFIPAVRGDIPPGCAAYGFVCDGTRLLAFGGMVEYGKYSNDLYELQASRWEWKRLKPKAPKNGPPPCPRLGHSFSLVGNKCYLFGGLANDSEDPKNNIPRYLNDLYTLELRPGSNVASWDIPITYGVLPPPRESHTAVIYTEKTSKKSRLVIYGGMSGCRLGDLWTLDIDTLTWNKPAISGVGPLPRSLHSATTINNKMFVFGGWVPLVMDDVKVATHEKEWKCTNTLACLNLDTMSWDTILMDSLEDNIPRARAGHCSVGINNRLYVWSGRDGYRKAWNNQVCCKDLWYLETDRPLPPSRVQLVRANTNSLEVSWGAVPTADTYLLQLQKYDIPAATAATSPTVNPTPSLPVNLPKSPLPAAAAPAAQSMPRSGVTLVQQVSSPTTAMPGSPLAASPRGPAILKLAVPHSTPGTSVVTVRQANQGAKSPVTVTSLPAGVRMVVPAHSTQGTPIGSSPQMSGMAALAAAAAATQKIPPSSTNTMLNVPAGATLVKTVTMTPGSASIKVASPMMVTNPATRMLKTAAAQVGTSAISTSNTQTRPIITVHKSGTVTVAQQAQVVTTMVGGVTKTITLVKSPITMGGSSALISSLGKMMSVVQTKPVQSSAVTGQAGSSPVTLIQTKTPLPAGTILKLVTSADGKPTTIITTSQAGGTGTKPKILGISSVSPTTTNKPGTTIIKTIPMSAIQQGATSVTSTSGIKSPITIITTKMVTPGTPGKIITAVPKLATGAGQQGVTQVVLKGAPGQPGTILRTLPMGGVRLVSPGTVSAGKPTVTTLVVKGTTGVTTLGTVTGTVTSSVAGGNVASVNASLATPVTNLATIATLASQVINPSAISVSAAQTNLATATIQSAAQPTQVTLITTPSGAEDQPAQDLPVSIMASPTSEQPSSTGADAGDSAGNSAGTVTLVCSNPPCETHETGTTNTATTASAKMGTEQICSNPPCETHETGTTNTATTAAAQLGNGQICSNPPCETHVTGTTNTSTTASANMGRAQQVCTNPPSETHDTGTTNTATTASCNMGSKEMGKSVNSKTESSTSSSASGSEPATPVEENSGPSGSMRPENPRTGTTNTSTTARSNMGSDQTGTVQSSSKSQAAISSTMTAVCTNRSCETDKTVTTESSTVSGVEDVQQVCSKPQCETHETDTTNTAKQSTSSLESGQSKVVQKVCSNPHCETHETGTTNTPTQASSTIGAEQNSSVQRVCSNRPCETHEMGTTNMPTQASSTIGAEQNSSVQRVCSNPPRETHETGTTNTATQASSTIGAEQNSSVQRVCSNPPCETHETGTTNTPTQASSTIGTGQNDGVQRVCSNPPCETHETGTTNTPTQVSSTIGTGQNGTVQRVCSNPPCETHETGTTNTSTTATSSLETGEGTAQQGADGQDDSGNSSEPTSSTEPANPTAQSRAITTVTQATATPGPSVPEISSMAGSAVLGELPGEAEAMEQSSTEAVAAAEEPMQTECQGELGEVGAVRVVAIDEGTAGDGSTVLQVHVAMEAQPSQGDQAEMEAAEAMSLAAQDSEALALPQELMSAEGQQTTLMVTGLTPEELAVTAAAEAAAQAAAAEEAQALAIQAVLQAAQQAVLREGGAGQAGQQSTTIPIVLTQQELAALVQQQHQLQEAQAAAAAAAAAQQLSAEAAAAAAALPTEGLAPADSLNDPASESNGHEMATAVPVTVARLLPRTSAETLAPSSTFAPSQPMVVASHPAKMQAATTLTDVTNGIESAAGKQDAPPAVVKPPVKKENQWFDVGIVKVTNMVVTHYYVPADDSPVTDDDSGTIPDYSQMKKIELSPGTAYKFRVSGINACGRGTFSEVSAFKTCLPGFPGAPCAIKISKSLDGAHLTWEPPSVTSGKIIEYSVYLAIQSSQTVEAKASAPAQLAFMRVYCGPSPSCLVQSSSLSNAHIDYTTKPAIIFRIAARNEKGYGPATQVRWLQETSKDGSAAKPVAKRPVSSPDMKGTGPKKARSDQ; from the exons ATGGCATCTTCAGGCACCGCGGGCTCTGTTCTGCAGCCTCGCTGGAAGAGGGTTGTCGGCTGGTCCGGTCCGGTTCCTCGCCCGAGACACGGACATCGAGCTGTGGCTATTAAAGAGCTGATGGTGGTGTTCGGCGGAGGGAATGAAGGCATTGTGGATGAGCTGCATGTCTATAACACAG CCACCAATCAGTGGTTTATTCCTGCTGTCCGGGGTGACATTCCTCCTGGCTGCGCTGCGTATGGATTTGTTTGCGATGGCACACGGCTGCTTGCATTCGGGGGCATGGTTGAATACGGAAAGTACAGCAACGATCTCTATGAGCTACAG GCCAGCAGATGGGAGTGGAAACGGTTGAAGCCCAAAGCCCCTAAGAATGGACCACCACCTTGTCCTCGTCTGGGCCACAGCTTTTCTCTAGTTGGAAACAAATGCTACTTGTTTGGTGGACTGGCGAATGACAGTGAGGATCCCAAAAACAATATTCCAAG GTACCTTAATGATCTCTACACACTCGAGCTACGCCCAGGCAGTAACGTAGCAAGCTGGGACATCCCCATTACATACGGCGTGCTGCCCCCTCCTCGAGAGAGCCACACTGCTGTCATCTACACAGAGAAAACATCCAAAAAGTCTCGCCTCGTCATCTACGGCGGCATGAGTGGCTGCCGTCTTGGAGACCTCTGGACTTTAGATATCG ATACTTTGACCTGGAACAAACCAGCCATAAGTGGCGTGGGGCCTCTGCCTCGCAGTTTACACTCTGCCACCACTATAAACAACAA GATGTTTGTGTTTGGTGGATGGGTCCCTCTTGTTATGGATGATGTCAAAGTAGCTACACATGAGAAGGAATGGAAGTGCACTAACACTTTGGCCTGTTTAAATCTAG ACACAATGTCATGGGATACTATCTTGATGGACTCTCTAGAGGATAATATCCCTAGGGCCAGAGCTGGACACTGCTCTGTGGGTATTAATAATAGGCTGTATGTCTGGAGTGGCAGAGATGGTTACCGCAAAGCCTGGAACAACCAAGTGTGCTGCAAAGACCTGTGGTACCTGGAGACAG ATCGTCCTTTGCCTCCATCACGTGTGCAACTGGTCCGTGCCAACACCAACTCTCTGGAGGTGAGCTGGGGGGCAGTGCCCACTGCAGACACATACCTGCTACAGCTACAGAAATATGATATCCCTGCTGCGACAGCTGCCACGTCACCGACCGTCAACCCCACCCCGTCCCTACCCGTGAACTTGCCCAAGAGTCCATTGCCTGCCGCTGCTGCTCCTGCAGCTCAGAGCATGCCCCGTTCTGGTGTCACACTGGTGCAACAAGTTTCTTCACCCACCACTGCCATGCCAGGCAGCCCACTAGCAGCCTCACCTCGTGGGCCAG CTATTCTTAAATTGGCGGTGCCTCATTCCACACCTGGGACGTCTGTTGTTACTGTACGTCAGGCCAACCAAGGAGCTAAATCCCCGGTCACTGTTACATCACTTCCAGCAGGGGTCCGCATGGTTGTCCCTGCACATAGCACCCAGGGCACG CCAATCGGCAGTAGCCCTCAGATGAGTGGCATGGCTGCTTTAGCTGCAGCTGCAGCTGCCACACAGAAGATCCCTCCCTCTTCCACGAACACAATGCTAAATGTTCCAGCAGGAGCCACCCTAGTGAAGACAGTCACTATGACTCCTGGATCTGCTTCTATCAAAGTAGCTTCACCGATGATG GTTACTAACCCTGCTACCCGAATGCTAAAAACGGCTGCAGCACAGGTTGGCACTTCAGCCATCTCTACTTCCAACACCCAGACTCGCCCCATCATCACTGTGCACAAATCAGGCACAGTGACCGTAGCCCAGCAGGCCCAGGTCGTCACCACCATGGTTGGAGGAGTCACCAAAACTATAACGCTTGTCAAGAGCCCCATCACGATGGGTGGCAGCAGTGCTCTG ATCTCCAGTCTTGGGAAAATGATGTCTGTTGTTCAGACCAAACCAGTGCAATCGTCTGCAGTGACTGGACAGGCTGGAAGCAGTCCTGTTACTTTAATACAG aCAAAGACTCCTCTGCCTGCTGGTACCATCTTGAAGCTTGTCACATCTGCAGATGGCAAGCCCACCACTATCATTACAACTTCCCAGGCAGGAGGGACTGGCACCAAGCCCAAAATCCTGGGCATCAGCAGTGTCTCTCCAACCACCACCAATAAACCAGGCACCACCATTATTAAAACCATTCCTATGTCTGCCATTCAACAAGGAGCTACTA GTGTGACCAGCACTTCTGGTATAAAGTCCCCTATCACAATTATTACCACCAAAATGGTTACTCCTGGCACACCAGGCAAAATCATAACAGCTGTGCCTAAACTGGCTACAGGAGCAGGACAACAGGGGGTCACACAG GTGGTCCTGAAGGGGGCACCAGGTCAGCCTGGCACCATCCTGCGTACTCTTCCTATGGGTGGAGTGCGTCTAGTTTCCCCAGGCACTGTGTCAGCTGGCAAACCAACTGTTACCACATTAGTCGTCAAGGGTACCACAG GAGTCACAACTCTGGGCACAGTAACTGGTACTGTAACCAGCAGTGTGGCAGGGGGCAATGTGGCAAGTGTTAACGCCAGCCTGGCAACACCTGTCACCAATCTTGCCACCATTGCTACGTTGGCCAGTCAGGTGATTAATCCATCAGCCATCTCTGTATCTGCTGCCCAGACCAACCTTGCCACTGCCACAATACAG TCGGCAGCCCAGCCTACTCAAGTAACTCTGATCACCACTCCCAGTGGTGCTGAGGACCAACCTGCACAGGACTTGCCTGTCTCCATCATGGCATCTCCCACATCTGAGCAGCCCTCTTCCACTGGTGCTGATGCTGGAGATAGTGCAGGCAACAGTGCTGGTACTGTGACGTTGGTCTGCTCCAACCCTCCATGTGAAACTCATGAGACTGGAACAACCAACACCGCTACAACAGCTTCTGCTAAAATGGGCACTGAACAGATCTGTTCCAACCCTCCATGTGAAACTCATGAGACTGGAACAACCAACACAGCTACAACAGCTGCTGCTCAACTGGGCAACGGACAGATCTGCTCCAACCCACCATGTGAGACACACGTAACGGGCACCACCAACACCTCTACGACTGCCTCTGCCAATATGGGCAGGGCACAACAG GTGTGCACCAACCCACCTTCAGAAACCCATGACACAGGCACCACTAACACCGCCACCACTGCCAGCTGCAACATGGGCTCTAAAGAGATGGGCAAGTCAGTGAACAGCAAGACAGAGTCATCTACTTCATCGTCGGCTTCCGGGTCAGAACCAGCCACACCTGTCGAAGAAAACAGTGGCCCTTCTGGTTCCATGCGGCCAGAGAATCCCCGTACGGGGACCACCAACACCTCCACCACAGCCCGCTCCAACATGGGCTCTGATCAGACAGGAACCGTGCAGAGCTCTAGCAAAAGCCAAGCTGCAATCTCCTCCACAATGACAGCCGTTTGCACCAATCGTTCCTGTGAGACGGACAAGACGGTTACCACAGAATCATCCACTGTGTCTGGTGTTGAAGACGTCCAACAGGTCTGCTCGAAACCTCAGTGTGAAACACATGAAACGGACACGACCAATACTGCTAAGCAATCGACCTCCAGTTTGGAAAGTGGGCAGAGCAAAGTTGTGCAGAAGGTGTGTTCAAACCCACACTGTGAAACCCACGAAACGGGCACTACCAACACGCCAACACAAGCGTCATCTACTATTGGAGCAGAACAGAATAGCAGTGTACAAAGGGTGTGTTCCAACCGCCCCTGTGAAACTCACGAAATGGGCACTACCAACATGCCAACACAAGCGTCATCTACTATTGGAGCAGAACAGAATAGCAGTGTACAAAGGGTGTGTTCCAACCCACCACGTGAAACCCATGAAACAGGCACTACCAATACTGCAACTCAGGCGTCATCTACTATTGGAGCGGAACAGAATAGCAGTGTACAAAGGGTGTGTTCCAACCCGCCCTGTGAAACCCACGAAACGGGCACTACCAACACGCCAACACAGGCATCGTCTACTATTGGAACGGGTCAGAATGACGGTGTACAAAGGGTGTGTTCAAACCCACCCTGTGAAACCCACGAAACGGGCACTACCAACACGCCAACACAGGTGTCATCAACTATTGGTACAGGGCAGAATGGCACTGTGCAGAGGGTGTGCTCCAATCCACCCTGTGAAACTCATGAAACGGGCACTACCAATACATCTACAACTGCGACTAGCAGCTTAGAGACTGGAGAAGGAACAG CTCAGCAGGGTGCTGATGGACAGGATGACAGTGGCAACAGCTCAGAACCCACATCCTCAACAGAACCAGCCAATCCCACAGCACAAAGTAGAGCCATCACCACGGTGACACAGGCCACGGCCACTCCAGGACCATCAGTACCG GAGATCTCGTCCATGGCTGGCTCTGCAGTGTTGGGAGAACTACCGGGAGAGGCAGAAGCCATGGAGCAGTCCAGCACTGAGGCTGTAGCAGCTGCAGAAGAGCCCATGCAGACAGAGTGTCAGGGAGAACTGGGCGAAGTGGGAGCCGTTAGGGTGGTTGCCATAGATGAAGGTACAGCGGGTGATGGGAGCACTGTGCTACAGGTTCATGTTGCCATGGAAGCGCAACCCAGCCAAGGAGATCAGGCTGAG ATGGAGGCAGCAGAGGCAATGAGTCTTGCCGCTCAGGACTCTGAGGCTCTCGCTCTGCCTCAGGAGCTCATGTCTGCAGAAGGACAGCAGACAACTCTCATGGTGACTGGACTGACCCCAGAGGAGCTGGCAGTGACTGCAGCAGCTGAGGCTGCTGCACAAGCTGCGGCTGCAGAAGAAGCTCAAGCCCTTGCCATCCAGGCTGTGCTACAAGCAGCTCAACAGGCTGTACTCC GTGAAGGGGGCGCAGGTCAGGCCGGGCAGCAGTCCACCACCATCCCAATAGTTTTGACCCAGCAGGAGCTTGCTGCTTTAGTTCAGCAGCAGCATCAGCTGCAGGAGGCACAGgcagctgcagcagcagcagctgcagCCCAGCAGTTGAGCGCTGAAGCGGCTGCAGCCGCAGCTGCACTGCCCACAGAGGGCTTGGCACCAGCAGACAGCCTCAACGATCCAGCATCTGAGAGCAATGGCCATGAGATGGCAACTGCTGTTCCGGTTACAGTGGCACGTCTACTTCCTCGCACTTCTGCTGAGA CTTTGGCCCCATCAAGTACTTTTGCTCCATCTCAGCCAATGGTAGTCGCCAGCCACCCTGCCAAGATGCAAGCTGCCACCACTCTCACAGATGTGACCAATGGGATAGAGTCTGCAGCTGGG aagcaagatgCACCTCCAGCTGTTGTGAAGCCTCCAGTGAAGAAAGAGAATCAGTGGTTCGATGTTGGAATCGTCAAGGTGACAAACATGGTTGTCACTCATTATTATGTGCCGGCAGATGATTCACCCGTTACTGAT GATGATTCTGGCACCATACCAGACTACAGCCAGATGAAGAAAATAGAGCTGTCTCCTGGCACTGCGTACAAATTCCGCGTTTCTGGTATCAATGCGTGTGGCCGTGGAACGTTCTCTGAGGTCTCTGCATTTAAGACCTGCTTACCTGGCTTCCCTGGAGCACCGTGTGCCATTAAAATAAGCAAG AGTCTTGATGGTGCCCACCTGACCTGGGAGCCTCCTTCAGTGACGTCAGGGAAGATCATCGAGTACTCTGTGTATCTGGCCATCCAAAGCTCACAGACAGTCGAGGCGAAAGCATCCGCTCCGGCACAGCTCGCCTTCATGCGGGTGTACTGTGGGCCCAGCCCGTCCTGCCTGGTGCAGTCATCTAGTCTCTCCAACGCCCACATCGACTACACCACTAAACCTGCCATCATCTTCCGCATCGCCGCCCGCAATGAGAAGGGCTATGGCCCTGCCACACAAGTCAGGTGGCTACAAG AAACAAGTAAAGATGGCTCTGCAGCCAAACCAGTAGCAAAGAGACCGGTCTCATCCCCTGATAT GAAAGGCACTGGTCCAAAGAAGGCTAGATCTGACCAGTGA